The Candidatus Nezhaarchaeota archaeon genome segment ATTACCTAGTCGGCTGCGTAGCGAAGCGTAGCGGGCGTGGTGTGAGCCTACGATGGTCCGCGTAGTTGTAGACAAGAAGCTCTTGGAGGACGTTATCGAGGGGAGGGTCAAGGTAGTGAGGGGCAGGAGGCTGAGGCTGGGTAGGTTCAAGATTTTGAGGGTGCTTACGCCTAAGAAGTGGGCCTAATGGTCGTCAGGGTCAGGCTGAGGATAAGCGACCCCCGCTGCTCAAGGAGCGTCGCCACCAGGGCCCTCGTTAACAGCGGCGCTGAGAGCGAGGAGCCGGTCGTCGTGGTCGACCTCCCCGTCGCTAGGGAGCTCGGCTTAGAGCTCGAGGGGATGGACGTGATCGAGGTAGAGCTCGCGTCTGGCGTAACCCACTGCTACATTACGAGGGGGAAGTACCTCGTCGAGCTGATGGGTAATGGAGACGCCCTCTCGTCTACGTGGGCCTACGTAGCCGTGGACCCGAACCTCGCAGAGCCCTTGATCACCGACGCTACGATCGACGAGCTGGGGATAATGGTCCTAAGCTTTAAGAGGGGGCTGTGGAGGCACGCTAAAGACCCTCCATCAGCCCTGAGGGAGAGCGCCTAGCTCGCTAAGGTTTAAGCGCAGCCGGGCTGAGGCTGGGGGAGGTAGGTGAGCCAGGCGGGCTGGATGGGCCTCCGCCAAAAGCTAGAGAGGCTAGAGGCCTTCATAGGGGAGAAGGGGGGAGGGGGCGCCCTCGTCGCCCTCTCCGGCGGCGTCGACAGCTCAGCCCTAACAGCTATCTGCCGCAAGGTGTTGGGGGGGAGGGTCGTCGCCGCGACGTCCATGTCTGCGATACACCCGAGGGAGGAGGTGGAGGACGCGAAGAGGGTCGCTGAAGAAGTAGGCGTTAAGCACGTGCTAGTGGAGACCAGGGAGCTTCAAAGCGAGGACTTCTTAAGGAACCCGGAGGACCGCTGCTACTTCTGTAAGAAGGAGCTGCTGAGGGCTCTTAGAGAGGCTGCTGAGGGGCTCGGGCTCGAGGCGATCTTCGAGGGGACCACCCTGTCGGATCTAGAGGGGCACAGGCCTGGGTTCAGGGCCGTCGCGGAGGAGGAGGGCGTATACAGCCCATGGGTAAAGGCGGGGTTCACTAAGGAGGAGGTCAGGGCGCTGGCTAAGGCTATCGGGCTATCTGTAAGCAGTAAGCCCCCTCAGTCGTGCCTAGCCACCCGCATACCGTTCGGGGAGAGGATAACGCTCGAGAGGCTGGCTAGGATTGAGGAGGCTGAGGGGGCCGTGAGGAGGCTGACGGGGGCTCGCCAAGTACGCGTCCGAGACCACGGCGGCCTGGCTAGGATAGAGGTCGAGAGGGGTGAGAGGCAGCTTTTCTTAGACGTGAGGACCATCGACGCTGTGGCTGAGGAGCTTAGGAAGCTAGGGTTTATGTACGTGACGCTGGACTTAGAGGGGTATAGGCCTGGGAGCATGCTGCGGGCGCTCCAACCCAAAGGGCCCTAGGCACGCCAGCTTAAGTTTCGCGCTCACTATTAGGTGGCCTACATGAGGAGCCGCGGCTTACGTCGAGGCCGTGATTAGGGGAGGGGGATTAAGACTTATCTTGAAGGGCCGAGGAACCACCATAAAGGCGCTGCTCTGGCACAATTATCGAGTAGCGCGAAGGTGAGGCGAGGGGCTTCAATGATCGACGGAGAGACCTAATTACTGTATGGATGGAAAAAGCATGGCTGCCTCGAGTGCGGTGACGAAATCCTTTAAAGTCAGGGGGCTTTTAATAGCCTTGCCAATGGGCTGGTCCTATGAGGCTGAGGGTCGAAAACTTCGGGCCGATAAGCTATGCTGACGTCGAGGTAAAGCCCTTAACAGTAATCATAGGCAAAAACAATTCCGGGAAATCTATGATAGCTCAGCTAATGTTCACCTTAATGTCCTTAAAAGAGGGATACCTAGGGCAGGCCTTCTTGTCATTAATAAGTAAGCAAATACGTATGAGGTACCCTATTGGAATTTCAGCTCTACCTCTCACGCTGTCGCTTATTTTAGATAAGGACTTTGAAGAAAGGATTAAGAAAGCGGAAACGCCGTACTCTATCGTAAAAACGTTCATAGAGGCGGTAGTTCATGGTTTAGCTAAACCTTTAGACAAAGTTCTAAGAGACCTGCTCGAAAGGCACTTTGCCGTAGAACTCAGGAGGCTAGTGAACCTCTGCTCTGACTGCGCGAAGGTTGAATGTGCCTACTCTAGGTATTCAACGATAGAGTTCACAGTGACGAAGGACGGCAATTTAGAGGCTAGGCTCAACATTAAGGTGGAGGAACTAATTGATAGTCTACTTAAGGATGAGGAGGTGGGTTGGCTTATAAGTAAGTATCTCACTAAGAAAAGACGCCCAGCTTATCCATTAATTGTCGACAAGGTAGTCGCGAGGATGATAGAGCTCATGTTTCCAAGGAAGCCTCTATTGTTGGCTTCGTACATACCCGCTGGTAGGGCTGGGCTGTTAGAGGGTTATGAGGTTGTGTCTTCTGCGCTAATACGCTTGGCGCCCTCTGCCCCTCTGAGGGGAATATCCATGCCACCCATGCCGGGCATGGCCTCTGAGTTCTACTACACTATGTTACAACTAGAAGGAAGGGACGGCCCCTTCGCGAAAATGGCAGACCTATTTAAGGAGTTAATCGGGGGCGATATAGTTTTCGAGAAGCTAAAAGCCCCTGAAGGCAAGAGTAAAATGGTTTATACGTTCAAATTTAATGACAGGGAGGGCTCTGTAGATCTTATACACGCGGCCTCTATGGTTAAGGAGCTTGCACCCATATACCTGGTTGTGAAGGAGCTTGCCGACAAAGGCTTCTTACTTATAGTAGAGGAGCCTGAGTCACACTTGCACCCTGGAGCCCAGGTCAAGCTTATGGAGATTTTTGTGAAGCTGGTCAATGAGGGGCTAAACATAGTAATGACCACTCATAGCGATATACTTTTACGAAAACTGGCCCACTTAATATTGAGCGGGTCGATAGGGACCTGGGCCAGGCTATCCCTCAATCCCAAGGATGTGTGTATATACCTTCTAAAGCCAGGTGAGGGCGGGTACGTTACTCAAGAGGTAAATGTATGTGAAGAGGTGCCCACTTTCGATGAAGTTATTAAGCAACTATACGAGGAAGAAAGGGAGCTATATTTAGCGCTTCAGGAGGAAAGTCAGTGAAGCTCTCCCCGCTAATTTCTAATTGCCAGTGCAATATTAGCAATTGTAGAGAGGAGGGGGGAGTGTGCTGGGAGGAGGATGGGCATCGGTACGTACATGTACGCGTAGATGGATGCGTCGAGTCCCTAAAGGCCCTGAAGAAAGTTGACTGCTTAATACTTTGTTCACGCGGAGGCGCTGTTTACGCCTTCCTCATAGAAGTGAAGGCGAGGAATTACGATATAGATGAAGTGAAGGAGAAAATGGAGGGCACCCTAAGCGTGCTGAATGATATTTTGGATTGCCCTGATAGGAAATTGATAGTTGTCCCCATAGTCTATGCAGAGTCTCACAGGATATCGTGGAGAAGGTACGCATTCCTTACAAGGCTGAAGTACAGGGGAATGAATGTACTCACGGCTTTCCTAAGGTACTGCGAACCCATTCAAAAGGCAGTCACACTAGCCCTTGATAAGAGGTACTAAGAGGGCCCCTACAGGGACTCGGTAGTCAAAGACGGTCCTCCCCGCTCATCTACGTCGAGGGCCCCTTCTACGCGGGACGCTGCTTCGCTCTTTAAGCCAAAGTCAGCGCGACGAGGCCTGCTGCCTTAACTTAGCGATACGGGAGCTCCTTCGCGCTAGGGGGCCTGTTCTCTGGCTTAAGGGGGGAGCTAGAGGTCGAGCGGTGTGACCTTGGCCGCCCCCTTCCCTAAGAGCTTATTGACGATTAGCTGAGCTACCTTGGCCCCGCTCAGTAGCATGCCTCCAAATACTGGCCCCATGCGCGGCGCCCTATCTATCGCTGCGACCGCCATCCCCGCGGCGAAGAGGCCTGGGCAGACCTCCCTCGTCCCCTCGACGACCAGCCTCTCAGAGCTAGAGGCCCACATAGACTTCTCGCCTCCGACCGTTAGGTTTAGCTCCGGAATCTTCTTCGACACTATAGACAGCACTTCAGCAGGGTGGCCTGTGCAGTCCACGACGGCCTCGGCCTTTACTCCGAGCGGGTCGACGTGCAGCCCAGCCATTAGTACCGACGTCCACTGGATCACTACGCCGACTATCCTAAGAGGGCCTCCTCTATAGATCACGTCCTCCACGGTCACGCCCAGGATGACCTTGGCGCCCGCGTCTATGGCCCTGGAGGCCAGCTTAGCCATCATCTCGGCCGCGTCAGTTACGAATAGGCCCCTCCCAATGGGCTCTAGCCTACAGCCTACTTCGCCCAGTATCTTGTCCGCCGGCTCCTCCACAACTATCTTGTGGAACAGCATCCCCCCTCCCCCGATGCCACCTCCGAACGAGAGCCTCCTCTCGAAGACCACCGTCCTCAAGCCTGCCTTAGCGGTGTACATCGCTGCGGTCAGCCCAGCGGGGCCGGCGCCGACGATGGCTACGTCCGTCTTAGCTATGCTGACCCAGTCCTCCATCGTCCTCCTGACTATCGCCCTAGTTACCTCCTCCTCCTCAATGTCCACCCCAGGCCTAGCCGACACGCCAATCAGCCACCGCACCCCAGTCCTCAATACTCTCTAGTATTTTTGCGTACATGAAGCATGCCCGCGTCCCTCGACTCTAGGGGCAGCTACGCCAGTGAGGTAGAGCGCCCGCCTACCTAGCGCCCTGAGCCTAAGCTTAATAGGGTCAAAGCCCTACTCGCTAGGGGGGCGCCGTGCTGCCTGAGCACGTCTTCAGGGCCTACGACATCAGGGGCGTCTACGGCCGGGACCTGACCGAGGAGCTGGCTGAGAGGGTGGGGCTAGCCTTCGGCTGCTACGTGGGGGGCGGCGGGAGGAAGGTTGCCGTCGGGATGGACGTTAGGCTCAGCAGCCCGGCGCTAGCTAAGGCCTTGGCGAGGGGGCTTATGAGGGCCGGCTGCCGCGTAGTAGGCGTGGGGCTCGTGCCTACGCCTGCGCTATACTACGCTGTCGTGTCCAGGGGGCTCGACGGGGGGGTCATGGTCACCGCCAGCCACAACCCGCCTGAGTGGAACGGCTTCAAGCTCTGCGTGAGGGGGGCGAGGATTGTCGCCGAGGGGATGGGGATGGAGGACGTCAAGGCCCTGGCTCAGAGCCCGCTGCTAGACGGCCTAGGAGAAAGAGGGGAGGTTGTCGAGGAGCCTATCTTAGACGACTACCTCAGCTGCATCCTGAGCCGCGTGAAGGTGTCTAGGGGGCTGAGGGTGGCCCTGGACCTATCTAACGGGTGCTGCGCCCTAACGGCACCGCGCGCCTTTCAGGAGCTAGGCTGCGAAGTGGAGGCGCTGAACAGCCAGCTCGACGGCAGGTTCCCGGGGCACCTACCTGAGCCGACGGAGGAGGCGCTCAGCCAGC includes the following:
- a CDS encoding AAA family ATPase, translating into MRLRVENFGPISYADVEVKPLTVIIGKNNSGKSMIAQLMFTLMSLKEGYLGQAFLSLISKQIRMRYPIGISALPLTLSLILDKDFEERIKKAETPYSIVKTFIEAVVHGLAKPLDKVLRDLLERHFAVELRRLVNLCSDCAKVECAYSRYSTIEFTVTKDGNLEARLNIKVEELIDSLLKDEEVGWLISKYLTKKRRPAYPLIVDKVVARMIELMFPRKPLLLASYIPAGRAGLLEGYEVVSSALIRLAPSAPLRGISMPPMPGMASEFYYTMLQLEGRDGPFAKMADLFKELIGGDIVFEKLKAPEGKSKMVYTFKFNDREGSVDLIHAASMVKELAPIYLVVKELADKGFLLIVEEPESHLHPGAQVKLMEIFVKLVNEGLNIVMTTHSDILLRKLAHLILSGSIGTWARLSLNPKDVCIYLLKPGEGGYVTQEVNVCEEVPTFDEVIKQLYEEERELYLALQEESQ
- the larE gene encoding ATP-dependent sacrificial sulfur transferase LarE; this encodes MSQAGWMGLRQKLERLEAFIGEKGGGGALVALSGGVDSSALTAICRKVLGGRVVAATSMSAIHPREEVEDAKRVAEEVGVKHVLVETRELQSEDFLRNPEDRCYFCKKELLRALREAAEGLGLEAIFEGTTLSDLEGHRPGFRAVAEEEGVYSPWVKAGFTKEEVRALAKAIGLSVSSKPPQSCLATRIPFGERITLERLARIEEAEGAVRRLTGARQVRVRDHGGLARIEVERGERQLFLDVRTIDAVAEELRKLGFMYVTLDLEGYRPGSMLRALQPKGP
- a CDS encoding sulfide-dependent adenosine diphosphate thiazole synthase, which translates into the protein MSARPGVDIEEEEVTRAIVRRTMEDWVSIAKTDVAIVGAGPAGLTAAMYTAKAGLRTVVFERRLSFGGGIGGGGMLFHKIVVEEPADKILGEVGCRLEPIGRGLFVTDAAEMMAKLASRAIDAGAKVILGVTVEDVIYRGGPLRIVGVVIQWTSVLMAGLHVDPLGVKAEAVVDCTGHPAEVLSIVSKKIPELNLTVGGEKSMWASSSERLVVEGTREVCPGLFAAGMAVAAIDRAPRMGPVFGGMLLSGAKVAQLIVNKLLGKGAAKVTPLDL